A genomic window from Pocillopora verrucosa isolate sample1 chromosome 7, ASM3666991v2, whole genome shotgun sequence includes:
- the LOC136276935 gene encoding bile acid-CoA:amino acid N-acyltransferase-like, with product MLTLWPKFSLIDEITKINVFQLKPLQKITLEARVVGDGGQVFESHAHFIATTHGQVDVCREPSVGGSYRGVSAMGLLWSMKPSPGQRKGIRLTKSDVTKPYKVVLDCFDGHTDPQESSSLQPLCSNTFEKGYMADGVKRIPVREGRIRGTLFLPPGDGPFPGVIDLLGAAGGLVEFKASLLASHGFATLALAYLGYEDQPLLPSSINLDYFEEAANWLISHPKVLPHGIGMHAICYGSWIALLMASYQIAPIKAVVAISPLVIACPLPFQLRGRVSDIIPLDESKVVSSEKGSIYRFALPTGIDYINPTTVSKYSAITPVENINCPVMLVSGTADLYIPTDFSTEECL from the exons ATGCTTACCTTGTGGCCAAAATTCTCACTCATCGACGAAATAACTAAGATTAATGTATTTCAACTGAAACCACTGCAGAAGATTACACTTGAGGCACGAGTTGTTGGAGATGGCGGGCAAGTGTTCGAGTCACACGCTCACTTCATCGCTACCACACATGGCCAGGTTGATGTTTGTCGTGAACCATCTGTTGGTGGATCTTACCGCGGAGTTTCAGCAATGGGACTCTTATGGAGCATGAAACCATCACCTGGGCAGAGAAAAGGAATTCGACTGACGAAATCTGATGTCACTAAACCTTACAAAGTCGTCCTGGACTGTTTCGATGGACATACGGATCCGCAGGAATCCAGTTCTTTGCAGCCTTTGTGTAGCAATACGTTTGAGAAGGGGTACATGGCGGATGGAGTGAAGAGAATTCCTGTGAGAGAAGGAAGAATCCGTggaactctttttcttcctccgGGTGATGGACCTTTTCCTG GAGTCATAGATCTGCTTGGTGCTGCAGGTGGATTAGTGGAATTTAAGGCTTCACTTTTGGCATCTCATGGATTCGCTACTCTTGCTTTGGCCTACTTGGGCTATGAAGATCAACCATTGCTTCCATCTTCAATAAACTTGGATTATTTTGAAGAAGCTGCCAACTGGCTTATAAGTCACCCTAAAGTGCTTCCACATGGTATCGGCATGCACGCTATATGCTATGGCTCATGGATTGCACTGTTGATGGCAAGCTATCAGATCGCACCAATAAAGGCCGTTGTAGCTATTTCACCTCTGGTAATCGCCTGCCCTCTCCCTTTCCAATTAAGAGGGAGAGTCTCAGACATAATACCCCTAGATGAGAGCAAAGTGGTGTCTTCAGAAAAGGGCAGCATCTATCGTTTCGCCCTACCAACTGGCATTGATTACATAAATCCAACAACAGTCTCCAAATACTCAGCTATTACACCAGTTGAGAACATCAATTGCCCTGTCATGCTGGTTTCTGGAACTGCTGACTTGTACATCCCCACCGATT TTTCTACAGAGGAATGCCTTTAA
- the LOC131780086 gene encoding bile acid-CoA:amino acid N-acyltransferase, with amino-acid sequence MLTLWPKFSLIDKITKINVFRLKPLQKITLEARVVGDGGKVFESHAHFIATRHGQVDVCREPSVGGSYRGVSAMGLLWSMKPSPRQRKGIRLTKSDVTKPYKVVLDCFDGHTDPQESSSLQPLCSNTFEKGYMADGVKRIPVREGRIRGTLFLPPGDGPFPGVIDLLGAAGGLVEFKASLLASHGFATLALAYLGYEDQPLIPSSINLDYFEEAANWLISHPKVLPHGIGMHAICYGSWIALLMASYQIAPIKAVVAISPLVIACPLPFQLRGRVSDIIPPDESKVVSSEKGSIYRFALPTGIDYINPTTVSKYSAITPVENINCPVMLVSGTADLYIPTDFTVKFIIDRLKENGKEHLCTNLRYPQAGHLIEPPYSPLCDFSFNKVAKEVGGYPYVAWGGETVAHARAQEDCWPKILHFLRKHVQQDTESEV; translated from the exons ATGCTTACCTTGTGGCCAAAATTCTCACTCATCGACAAAATAACTAAGATTAATGTATTTCGACTGAAACCACTGCAGAAGATTACACTTGAGGCACGAGTTGTTGGAGATGGCGGGAAAGTGTTCGAGTCACACGCTCACTTCATCGCTACCAGACATGGCCAGGTTGATGTTTGTCGTGAACCATCTGTTGGTGGATCTTACCGCGGAGTTTCAGCAATGGGACTCTTATGGAGCATGAAACCATCACCTAGGCAGAGAAAAGGAATTCGACTGACGAAATCTGATGTCACTAAACCTTACAAAGTCGTCCTGGACTGTTTCGATGGCCATACGGATCCGCAGGAATCTAGTTCTTTGCAGCCTTTGTGTAGCAATACGTTTGAGAAGGGGTACATGGCGGATGGAGTGAAGAGAATTCCTGTGAGAGAAGGAAGAATCCGTggaactctttttcttcctccagGTGATGGACCTTTTCCTG GAGTCATAGATCTGCTTGGTGCTGCAGGTGGATTAGTGGAATTTAAGGCTTCACTTTTGGCATCTCATGGATTTGCCACTCTTGCTTTGGCCTACTTGGGCTATGAAGATCAACCATTGATTCCATCTTCAATAAACTTGGATTATTTTGAAGAGGCTGCCAACTGGCTTATAAGTCATCCTAAAGTGCTTCCACATGGTATCGGCATGCACGCTATATGCTATGGCTCATGGATTGCACTGTTGATGGCAAGCTATCAGATCGCACCAATAAAGGCCGTTGTAGCTATTTCACCTCTGGTAATCGCCTGCCCTCTCCCTTTCCAATTAAGAGGGAGAGTCTCAGACATAATACCCCCAGATGAGAGCAAAGTGGTGTCTTCAGAAAAGGGCAGCATCTATCGTTTCGCCCTACCAACTGGCATTGATTACATAAATCCAACAACAGTCTCCAAATACTCAGCTATTACACCAGTTGAGAACATCAATTGCCCTGTCATGCTGGTTTCTGGAACTGCTGACTTGTACATCCCCACCGATTTTACAGTAAAGTTCATTATTGATCGCTTGAAGGAGaatggaaaagaacatttgTGCACAAACTTGCGTTATCCCCAGGCGGGACATCTCATCGAACCACCCTACTCTCCTctttgtgatttttctttcaacaaagttgctaaagaagtgggtgGTTACCCTTACGTAGCTTGGGGAGGGGAGACTGTTGCACATGCCAGAGCACAAGAAGACTGCTGGCcaaagattttacattttctgcgaAAACATGTCCAACAAGACACGGAGAGTGAGgtataa